A stretch of the Azospirillum brasilense genome encodes the following:
- a CDS encoding response regulator transcription factor, producing METDRSLVLVEDDAAFAKVLRRSFERRGYQVYWCDSLDGLRALLDTMPFAYAVVDLKLGSGSGLECVRELHASDPETRIVVLTGFASIATAVEAIKLGACHYLAKPSNTDDIEAAFERTEGDPSIALGARATSLKTLEWERIHETLAETGFNISETARRLGMHRRTLARKLEKKQVP from the coding sequence ATGGAAACTGACCGTTCCCTCGTGCTGGTGGAGGACGACGCCGCCTTCGCCAAGGTCCTGCGCCGCTCCTTCGAGCGCCGGGGCTACCAGGTCTACTGGTGCGACAGCCTGGACGGGCTGCGGGCGCTGCTGGACACGATGCCCTTCGCCTATGCGGTGGTGGACCTGAAGCTGGGCAGCGGCTCCGGCCTGGAATGCGTGCGGGAACTGCACGCCAGCGACCCGGAGACGCGGATCGTCGTCCTGACCGGCTTCGCCAGCATCGCCACGGCGGTCGAGGCGATCAAGCTCGGCGCCTGCCATTACCTCGCCAAGCCGTCCAACACCGACGACATCGAGGCGGCGTTCGAGCGGACGGAGGGCGACCCCTCCATCGCCCTGGGCGCGCGGGCGACCTCGCTGAAGACGCTGGAGTGGGAGCGCATCCACGAGACCCTGGCGGAGACCGGCTTCAACATCTCCGAAACCGCCCGCCGCCTGGGCATGCACCGGCGCACCCTGGCCCGCAAGCTGGAGAAGAAACAGGTGCCCTGA